The Streptococcus sp. 29896 genome includes a region encoding these proteins:
- a CDS encoding dihydroorotase produces MLLIKNGRVLDPKSQVDKVCDILIDGQKIVKIAEQLDSKDCEVIDATGLVVAPGLVDVHVHFREPGQTHKEDIHTGALSAAAGGFTSVVMMANTNPTISTVETLQEVLVSAQKEAIHIYSVATVTHQFDGKSITDFAALKKAGAVALSDDGIPLTNAAVVRAAMQEAKKQDMLISLHEEDPDLNGILGLNEGIAAKYFHVCGATGLAEYSMIARDAMIAYETGAKVHIQHLSKAESVKVVAFAQGLGAKVSAEVAPQHFSRTEDLLLTKGANAKMNPPLRTESDRLAVIEGLKSGVISVIATDHAPHHADEKAVLDITQAPSGMTGLETSLSLGLTYLVEEGHLSLMDLLEKMTLNPARLYGLDAGYLAEDGPADLVLFDPQAQRLVGETFASKSSNSPFVGDLLKGEVLLTIASGNIVYQKV; encoded by the coding sequence ATGCTATTGATTAAAAATGGTCGGGTTTTAGATCCAAAGTCGCAGGTTGATAAGGTATGTGATATCCTAATCGATGGTCAAAAGATAGTAAAAATAGCAGAGCAGCTGGACAGTAAGGACTGTGAAGTCATTGATGCGACTGGACTGGTTGTCGCTCCAGGGCTGGTTGATGTCCATGTTCACTTTAGAGAACCTGGTCAGACCCATAAAGAAGACATTCACACTGGTGCCTTGTCAGCAGCAGCGGGTGGCTTTACATCGGTAGTGATGATGGCCAACACCAATCCAACAATCTCGACAGTTGAAACCTTGCAGGAAGTCTTGGTGTCAGCTCAAAAAGAAGCCATTCATATTTATAGCGTTGCAACGGTTACCCATCAGTTTGATGGGAAAAGTATCACGGATTTTGCCGCTTTGAAAAAAGCTGGCGCTGTTGCCTTGTCTGATGATGGCATCCCATTGACTAATGCGGCGGTTGTCCGTGCTGCCATGCAAGAAGCAAAAAAACAAGACATGCTCATCAGTTTACATGAAGAAGATCCTGATTTAAATGGAATTCTGGGATTAAATGAAGGGATTGCTGCTAAGTATTTTCATGTCTGTGGTGCAACTGGTCTGGCTGAGTATAGCATGATTGCACGAGATGCCATGATTGCGTATGAAACAGGTGCAAAAGTCCATATCCAGCACCTATCAAAAGCTGAATCAGTCAAGGTTGTGGCCTTTGCCCAAGGATTGGGTGCCAAAGTATCGGCAGAAGTTGCTCCCCAGCATTTTTCACGAACAGAAGACCTACTCCTGACCAAGGGAGCCAATGCCAAGATGAATCCCCCGCTTCGGACAGAGTCGGATCGATTGGCTGTGATTGAAGGGCTGAAATCAGGTGTCATTTCGGTAATTGCGACAGACCATGCACCGCACCATGCGGATGAAAAGGCTGTTTTAGACATCACGCAAGCTCCTTCTGGCATGACGGGTCTTGAGACCTCGCTTTCCTTGGGCTTGACCTACTTGGTTGAAGAAGGACATCTCAGCTTGATGGACTTGCTAGAAAAGATGACTCTGAATCCAGCGCGTTTGTATGGCTTGGATGCGGGTTACTTGGCTGAAGATGGTCCGGCAGATTTGGTCTTGTTTGATCCACAGGCACAACGACTGGTTGGAGAGACTTTTGCTTCAAAATCCTCAAACTCTCCATTTGTTGGTGATTTATTAAAAGGCGAAGTTTTGTTGACTATCGCTTCTGGGAATATTGTTTATCAAAAAGTCTAG
- the nt5e gene encoding cell surface ecto-5'-nucleotidase Nt5e, producing the protein MKKKTFLLPALSGLLLAPFVLTEAVSAAEVATTPTSEAVAVTADSSSTTASTAATGTTTSTPTTEASASTSAATPTSETTTSTATEATTVATSEVEAVILHTNDVHGRILEDRGVIGDAKAAAIIADERTKVATTIVVDAGDAFQGMPISNSTQGEDRAAIMNQVGYDAMAVGNHEFDFGLDQAVKYKELLNFPLLSSNTYVDGARLFESYTIVDKDKTVVGDEFVVIGVTTPETATKTHPQNIVGVTFKEPIDEVNLVVDEIEARAAAAGVTYKNYIILAHLGVDTTTPESWRGDTLAKALSTNAKLAGKRVIVIDGHSHTVSSTTYGDNVTYSQTGSYLNNIGKITLKSDQLLAETSLISAADAASVTPDPTIAALVADIKTKYEAENAEVVIANNPVELNGERSNVRVRETNLGNVVTDALYDYGQTGFSNKSSLAVTNGGGLRASIKKDQAVTKGDIIAVLPFGNSISQITVTGQQIKDMFEKSVSAPHQVNKETGEAVLDANGQPLLEASGGFLHVSGAQVFYDVNLEAGNRVQYISIWNPDTESYDDLDLEATYYLATNDFLAAGGDGYTMLGGAREEGPSMDSVFATYLKEVASVNLLNLYEEVNPETRLFSVNSSLDTDGDGFVDFVEEILGFDPNDATSNPDAVVTPPADNSNNQSETDSSGQVSSDTNKDSNKPGTPAVKTPGQAGSKQENQASLPATGSSQTALISMIGLGLAGIGFALKKRKEVE; encoded by the coding sequence ATGAAGAAGAAAACTTTCCTTTTGCCAGCTTTATCTGGTCTTTTGTTGGCACCCTTTGTTTTGACAGAGGCAGTGTCAGCAGCAGAAGTTGCAACAACGCCAACGAGTGAGGCCGTTGCGGTAACAGCAGATTCAAGCAGTACAACTGCTTCAACAGCGGCTACTGGAACAACAACCAGCACTCCTACCACAGAGGCTTCTGCGTCTACTAGCGCAGCAACTCCAACCAGTGAGACAACTACTTCAACAGCAACTGAAGCAACAACGGTTGCGACAAGCGAAGTGGAAGCAGTTATTTTGCATACTAATGATGTGCATGGGCGAATCTTAGAAGACCGTGGTGTCATTGGTGATGCGAAGGCAGCTGCTATCATTGCAGATGAGCGGACAAAAGTGGCAACTACAATCGTTGTCGATGCTGGAGATGCTTTCCAAGGGATGCCAATTTCGAACAGCACTCAAGGTGAAGATAGAGCAGCCATCATGAACCAAGTTGGCTACGATGCCATGGCAGTTGGGAATCATGAATTTGATTTCGGCTTGGATCAGGCAGTGAAATACAAAGAACTGTTGAATTTCCCGCTCTTGAGTTCTAATACCTATGTAGATGGTGCTCGATTGTTTGAATCCTACACAATCGTTGATAAGGATAAAACAGTTGTCGGTGATGAATTTGTAGTCATCGGTGTGACAACGCCAGAAACAGCTACCAAAACTCACCCACAAAACATCGTGGGTGTTACCTTCAAGGAACCAATTGACGAAGTGAATTTGGTCGTTGACGAAATTGAGGCAAGAGCAGCAGCTGCTGGTGTTACCTACAAAAACTATATTATCTTGGCTCACTTAGGTGTGGACACTACAACTCCAGAATCTTGGCGTGGGGACACACTTGCAAAAGCCCTCTCAACCAATGCTAAATTGGCTGGAAAACGTGTCATCGTGATTGATGGTCATTCCCATACAGTTTCGTCAACTACTTATGGTGATAACGTAACCTACAGCCAAACTGGTTCTTATCTGAACAATATTGGTAAAATTACTCTCAAGTCCGACCAACTATTGGCTGAAACTAGCTTGATTTCAGCTGCAGATGCAGCAAGCGTGACACCAGATCCAACGATTGCAGCCTTGGTAGCAGACATTAAGACAAAATATGAAGCTGAAAACGCAGAAGTTGTGATTGCCAATAACCCAGTCGAACTCAACGGAGAACGTTCAAATGTTCGTGTTCGCGAAACGAACCTAGGTAATGTCGTTACCGATGCCCTCTATGACTACGGACAAACTGGATTTAGCAACAAATCAAGCTTGGCAGTGACCAATGGTGGTGGACTTCGTGCAAGCATTAAGAAAGATCAAGCTGTCACCAAAGGTGATATCATTGCTGTTCTTCCATTTGGAAATAGTATTTCACAAATTACAGTAACTGGTCAGCAAATCAAGGACATGTTTGAGAAGTCGGTTTCTGCACCACATCAAGTCAACAAAGAAACTGGCGAAGCTGTCTTAGATGCAAATGGTCAACCATTGCTTGAAGCAAGCGGAGGATTCTTGCACGTTTCTGGCGCCCAAGTTTTCTATGATGTCAATCTTGAAGCGGGCAATCGTGTGCAGTATATTTCAATCTGGAACCCAGATACGGAAAGCTATGATGACCTTGATTTAGAAGCAACTTACTATTTAGCAACAAATGACTTCTTAGCTGCAGGTGGTGACGGCTATACCATGCTCGGTGGTGCCCGTGAAGAGGGTCCATCTATGGATAGCGTATTTGCAACCTACTTGAAAGAAGTAGCAAGCGTTAACCTCTTAAACCTTTATGAAGAAGTAAACCCAGAAACACGCCTCTTTTCAGTAAATAGTAGCCTTGATACGGATGGCGATGGTTTTGTCGATTTTGTTGAAGAGATTCTTGGATTCGATCCGAATGATGCAACTTCAAATCCGGATGCAGTTGTGACTCCGCCAGCTGACAATTCAAATAATCAGTCAGAGACGGATTCATCTGGACAAGTTTCGTCTGACACAAACAAGGATTCAAACAAACCAGGAACTCCAGCTGTGAAAACTCCAGGACAAGCAGGTTCGAAGCAAGAAAACCAAGCTAGTCTTCCAGCTACTGGAAGCAGCCAAACTGCCCTTATTAGCATGATTGGGCTTGGATTAGCAGGCATCGGATTTGCCCTGAAAAAACGCAAAGAAGTAGAATAA
- the plsY gene encoding glycerol-3-phosphate 1-O-acyltransferase PlsY — MLLNVLLLLTAYLLGSIPSGLWIGQAFFKINIREHGSGNTGTTNTFRILGPKAGTLVFLIDFFKGTLATLLPILLHAQGISPIVFGLVAVLGHTFPVFAQFKGGKAVATSAGMLMGFAPAFCFYLILVFTLCLYLTSMVSMSSVVAAGAAILGALLFPTIPFLLTNYDLLFTVIIVFLGIFVIIRHKENIQRIVKKEENLVPFGLNLTRQIKKK; from the coding sequence ATGTTATTGAATGTTTTACTATTATTGACAGCTTATTTATTGGGATCTATTCCATCTGGTCTCTGGATTGGTCAGGCTTTTTTCAAGATAAATATCCGTGAACATGGTTCAGGAAATACTGGAACAACTAATACCTTTCGCATACTGGGGCCAAAGGCTGGAACTCTTGTCTTTTTGATTGATTTTTTCAAAGGAACCTTAGCAACACTCCTTCCCATCCTGCTGCATGCGCAAGGCATTTCTCCAATTGTCTTTGGCTTAGTAGCCGTATTGGGGCATACATTTCCTGTCTTTGCTCAATTTAAAGGCGGAAAGGCTGTGGCAACATCGGCCGGTATGTTAATGGGATTTGCTCCTGCCTTCTGTTTTTATTTAATTCTAGTATTTACCCTTTGCCTCTACTTGACTTCCATGGTGTCCATGTCCAGTGTGGTAGCAGCTGGTGCAGCAATATTAGGAGCTCTGCTTTTTCCAACTATCCCCTTTCTATTGACCAACTATGACTTGCTTTTCACAGTGATAATCGTATTTCTTGGCATTTTCGTCATTATCCGCCACAAAGAAAATATCCAGCGAATCGTAAAAAAAGAGGAAAATTTGGTTCCCTTTGGTCTCAACCTTACGAGACAAATCAAGAAAAAATAA
- the parE gene encoding DNA topoisomerase IV subunit B, producing MAKKEINVNNYNDDAIQVLEGLDAVRKRPGMYIGSTDGNGLHHMVWEIVDNAVDEALSGFGDRIDVTINKDGSLSVSDRGRGMPVGMHATGKPTVEVIFTVLHAGGKFGQGGYKTSGGLHGVGSSVVNALSSWLEVEITRDGAVYKQRFEQGGKPVTTLEKIGTAPKSKTGTKVTFMPDDTIFSTTDFKFNTIAERLKESAFLLKQVTMTLTDERTGEQEEYHYENGVQDFVSYLNEDKETLTPVLYFEGEDAGFQVQVAMQYNDGYSDNILSFVNNVRTKDGGTHETGLKLAITKAMNDYARKTNLLKEKDKNLEGSDYREGLSAVLSILVPEEHLQFEGQTKDKLGSPLARPVVDGIVSDKLTFFLLENGELASNLVRKAIKARDAREAARKARDESRNGKKNKKDKGLLSGKLTPAQSKNPAKNELYLVEGDSAGGSAKQGRDRKFQAILPLRGKVINTAKAKMADILKNEEINTMIYTIGAGVGSDFTIEDVNYDKIIIMTDADTDGAHIQTLLLTFFYRYMRPLVEAGRVYIALPPLYKMSKGKGKTEKIAYAWSDGELEDLRKDFGKGFILQRYKGLGEMNADQLWETTMNPETRTLIRVTIEDLARAERRVSVLMGDKVEPRRKWIEDNVKFTLEENTVF from the coding sequence TTGGCTAAGAAAGAGATTAACGTAAATAACTATAATGACGATGCCATTCAGGTACTGGAAGGGTTGGATGCCGTTCGCAAACGTCCCGGTATGTATATCGGCTCTACAGACGGAAACGGCTTGCACCACATGGTCTGGGAGATTGTCGATAATGCTGTCGATGAGGCTCTTTCAGGTTTCGGTGATCGGATTGACGTGACCATTAACAAGGACGGCAGCTTGTCTGTGTCTGACCGTGGACGTGGGATGCCAGTCGGTATGCACGCTACAGGCAAGCCAACCGTCGAAGTCATCTTCACCGTTCTCCACGCAGGTGGTAAGTTCGGTCAAGGTGGCTACAAGACTTCAGGTGGTCTCCACGGGGTTGGTTCTTCGGTGGTCAATGCCCTGTCCAGCTGGTTGGAAGTTGAGATTACCCGTGATGGTGCTGTTTACAAGCAACGGTTTGAGCAGGGCGGAAAACCAGTTACGACTTTAGAGAAAATTGGTACCGCTCCAAAATCAAAAACAGGTACAAAAGTAACCTTTATGCCTGATGATACCATCTTCTCAACGACTGATTTCAAGTTCAACACCATTGCCGAACGCCTGAAAGAATCAGCCTTCTTGCTCAAACAAGTCACTATGACCTTGACAGATGAGCGGACGGGTGAGCAGGAAGAGTATCACTATGAAAATGGCGTGCAGGACTTTGTATCCTACCTCAACGAAGATAAGGAAACCCTGACACCAGTCCTCTATTTTGAAGGAGAAGATGCTGGTTTCCAAGTCCAAGTGGCCATGCAGTACAACGACGGCTATTCAGACAATATCTTGTCCTTTGTTAACAACGTTCGGACCAAGGACGGTGGTACCCACGAAACAGGTCTCAAACTGGCCATTACCAAGGCCATGAATGACTATGCCCGCAAGACCAACTTGCTCAAGGAAAAGGACAAGAACTTGGAAGGTTCTGACTACCGTGAAGGTCTGTCTGCGGTCCTTTCTATCCTTGTACCAGAAGAGCACTTGCAGTTCGAAGGGCAGACCAAGGACAAGTTGGGAAGTCCACTTGCTCGTCCTGTGGTGGACGGCATTGTATCGGACAAGCTAACCTTCTTCCTATTGGAAAATGGCGAGCTAGCATCTAATCTAGTCCGCAAGGCCATTAAGGCGCGTGACGCCCGCGAGGCTGCGCGTAAGGCGCGTGACGAATCCCGAAACGGTAAGAAAAATAAGAAGGACAAGGGCCTCCTATCAGGAAAATTAACCCCAGCCCAGTCCAAAAATCCAGCCAAAAACGAACTCTATCTGGTCGAGGGAGATTCAGCCGGAGGCTCTGCCAAACAGGGCCGTGATCGCAAGTTCCAAGCCATTCTACCTTTGCGAGGCAAGGTTATCAATACCGCCAAGGCAAAAATGGCGGACATTCTTAAAAATGAAGAAATCAACACCATGATTTACACCATTGGTGCAGGTGTCGGGTCAGATTTTACAATCGAAGATGTCAACTATGACAAGATTATTATCATGACCGATGCGGATACGGACGGTGCCCACATTCAGACCCTCTTGCTGACTTTCTTCTATCGCTACATGCGACCATTGGTAGAAGCAGGACGGGTTTACATCGCCCTTCCACCCCTCTACAAGATGTCAAAAGGCAAGGGCAAGACAGAAAAGATTGCTTATGCTTGGTCTGACGGGGAATTAGAAGATCTCCGCAAGGATTTTGGCAAGGGCTTTATCCTCCAACGCTACAAGGGACTTGGTGAGATGAATGCCGATCAGCTCTGGGAAACAACCATGAACCCTGAAACTCGTACCCTTATTCGTGTCACCATTGAAGACCTAGCCCGTGCTGAACGCCGTGTATCCGTCCTCATGGGCGACAAGGTCGAGCCACGCCGCAAGTGGATTGAAGACAATGTTAAGTTTACATTGGAGGAGAATACGGTGTTTTAG
- a CDS encoding phosphate ABC transporter ATPase: MKLQIWNESYSLQWKGTYFLTLSDYPNIQDWELEKIVAFLAYEKLYGRETQIDCEDKVILEQLDYLSCCSPTAFPFTPSKKIVASTYDVGGNYVYSDFLSHTCTVETAQEIFKSGQLLSAVRAFNKTHQELVQDNRNAAGDPEDYFDYVMLGWSNTSSGYRLAMERLLGRGPTEEELGQSFIPGVSFHFKYDDIISADGYIFDGYHPAKVRDCLSLKNLFACIVPSSEKSYFETIIPLDMSSKVYYLDYGQEGMADWSQRVYQFVENIVN, encoded by the coding sequence ATGAAATTACAAATTTGGAATGAATCATATAGTCTCCAATGGAAAGGGACCTATTTTCTTACTTTGTCTGACTATCCTAATATTCAAGATTGGGAATTAGAGAAAATTGTAGCTTTTTTAGCTTATGAGAAACTTTATGGCAGAGAGACGCAAATAGATTGTGAAGATAAAGTAATACTTGAACAACTTGACTATTTGTCTTGTTGCTCACCCACTGCATTTCCATTTACTCCTTCGAAAAAGATTGTGGCCTCAACATATGATGTTGGTGGTAATTACGTTTATTCGGATTTTTTAAGTCATACGTGTACTGTCGAAACTGCACAAGAGATTTTCAAGAGCGGTCAATTATTGTCTGCTGTTCGTGCGTTCAACAAAACTCATCAAGAACTCGTTCAGGATAATCGAAATGCAGCAGGTGACCCAGAAGATTATTTTGATTATGTCATGCTAGGTTGGTCAAATACAAGTTCAGGCTACAGACTTGCAATGGAAAGATTACTAGGGAGAGGACCAACAGAGGAAGAGCTGGGCCAATCTTTTATTCCAGGCGTAAGTTTCCATTTTAAGTACGATGACATAATCAGTGCAGATGGCTATATTTTTGATGGGTACCACCCTGCAAAGGTCAGAGATTGTTTAAGTTTGAAAAATTTATTTGCCTGTATTGTTCCCTCTAGTGAAAAATCATATTTTGAGACTATTATTCCGCTAGATATGTCTTCAAAAGTTTATTATTTAGACTATGGTCAGGAGGGGATGGCAGACTGGTCGCAAAGGGTCTATCAATTTGTTGAAAATATAGTTAACTAA
- a CDS encoding YkvA family protein, which translates to MPLRVKLTERFQKQLTEWARKRKPFKNKQELEEKFDQALESWKSSKTRERAEVLLSDQGKLEHFLQDIEKKLARLPFGGDKFSAIPGMISMIRSYVRRDYTALPKGAILATIGALIYFFSPLDALPDFLFGPGLLDDAFVLNACLKLVRSDVDEYRNWQASQWKAEE; encoded by the coding sequence ATGCCACTAAGAGTAAAATTAACAGAACGTTTTCAAAAACAGTTGACAGAATGGGCTCGAAAACGCAAGCCATTTAAAAACAAACAGGAATTGGAAGAAAAGTTTGACCAGGCGCTTGAATCTTGGAAATCGTCCAAGACAAGAGAGCGGGCAGAGGTATTGTTGTCAGACCAAGGAAAATTGGAACATTTTCTACAAGATATCGAGAAGAAATTGGCACGTTTGCCGTTCGGTGGGGATAAGTTTTCAGCTATTCCAGGTATGATTTCCATGATTCGAAGTTATGTCAGGCGAGACTATACAGCTCTTCCTAAAGGGGCCATTCTGGCAACCATTGGTGCCTTGATTTATTTCTTCAGCCCTTTGGATGCCCTGCCTGATTTCCTCTTTGGTCCTGGTTTATTAGATGATGCCTTTGTGCTCAATGCCTGCCTCAAATTAGTCAGGTCTGATGTAGATGAGTATAGGAACTGGCAAGCAAGTCAGTGGAAGGCAGAAGAGTAG